The Streptomyces camelliae genome window below encodes:
- a CDS encoding MBL fold metallo-hydrolase: MTDASTLPGQPRGQVLSGPATERAVNVLAPNASAMTLDGTNTWIVAEPDSDLAVVIDPGPLDDGHLRTVVDTAEKAGRRIALTLLTHGHPDHAEGAARFADLTGTRVRALDPALRLGDEGLAAGDVITVGGLELRVVPTPGHTADSLSFHLPADRAVLTGDTILGRGTTVVAHPDGRLGDYLDSLRRLRSLTVDDGVHTVLPGHGPVLEDAQGAVEFYLAHRAHRLAQVETAVENGYRTPSQVVAHVYADVDRSLWPAAELSVRAQLDYLTEHGLI, translated from the coding sequence ATGACCGACGCAAGCACACTGCCCGGCCAGCCCCGCGGCCAGGTGCTCTCCGGCCCCGCCACCGAACGGGCCGTCAACGTCCTCGCGCCCAATGCCTCCGCGATGACCCTGGACGGCACGAACACCTGGATCGTCGCCGAGCCCGACTCCGACCTGGCCGTGGTGATCGATCCGGGCCCGCTGGACGACGGCCATCTGCGCACGGTCGTGGACACCGCCGAGAAGGCCGGCAGGCGCATCGCGCTGACCCTGCTCACCCACGGCCACCCGGACCACGCCGAGGGCGCCGCCCGTTTCGCGGATCTCACCGGTACGCGCGTGCGTGCCCTCGACCCGGCGCTGCGCCTCGGCGACGAGGGCCTGGCCGCCGGCGACGTGATCACCGTGGGCGGCCTGGAGCTGAGGGTGGTCCCGACCCCCGGCCACACCGCCGACTCCCTCAGCTTCCATCTCCCGGCCGACCGCGCGGTCCTCACCGGCGACACGATCCTCGGGCGCGGTACGACGGTCGTGGCGCACCCCGACGGCCGCCTGGGCGACTATCTGGACTCCCTGCGCCGGCTGCGCTCCCTGACGGTCGACGACGGCGTCCACACGGTCCTGCCGGGGCATGGGCCGGTCCTGGAGGACGCCCAGGGCGCCGTCGAGTTCTACCTCGCCCACCGCGCCCACCGGCTCGCCCAGGTGGAGACGGCGGTCGAGAACGGCTACCGCACCCCGTCCCAGGTCGTCGCCCACGTCTACGCCGACGTCGACCGCTCCCTGTGGCCGGCGGCGGAACTCTCGGTACGGGCCCAGCTGGACTACCTGACCGAGCACGGCCTGATCTAG
- a CDS encoding NUDIX hydrolase, which produces MANGQWYPEEWPDRIRALADGTLTPVSPRRAATVLLLRDTESGPVVHMLRRRASMAFAGGAYAYPGGGVDPRDDDRLVRWAGPTRAWWAERLGVDEAGAQAIVCAAVRETYEEAGVLLAGPGPESVVGDTTGEDWEADRAALVARELSFAEFLDRRGLVLRSDLLGAWTRWITPEFEARRYDTWFFVAVLPEGQRTRNASTEADRTVWIRPEEAAAGYDKGELLMMPPTIATLRQLQPYATAAEALTAAPARDMTPVMAGARLVDGEIVLSWPGYAEFTKHIPTAETSTGGGPA; this is translated from the coding sequence ATGGCGAACGGTCAGTGGTACCCCGAGGAGTGGCCGGACCGCATCCGCGCGCTCGCGGACGGCACCCTCACCCCGGTGTCCCCCCGGCGCGCGGCCACGGTGCTGCTGCTGAGGGACACCGAGTCCGGTCCGGTCGTCCACATGCTGCGCAGACGCGCCTCCATGGCCTTCGCCGGAGGCGCGTACGCATATCCCGGGGGCGGTGTCGACCCGCGCGACGACGACCGCCTGGTGCGCTGGGCAGGGCCCACGCGCGCGTGGTGGGCCGAGCGGCTCGGCGTCGACGAGGCGGGCGCCCAGGCGATCGTGTGCGCGGCCGTACGGGAGACGTACGAGGAGGCGGGTGTCCTGCTCGCCGGGCCCGGCCCGGAGTCGGTCGTCGGCGACACCACCGGGGAGGACTGGGAGGCGGACCGGGCCGCGCTGGTCGCGCGCGAGCTGTCCTTCGCCGAGTTCCTCGACCGGCGCGGGCTGGTGCTGCGCTCGGACCTGCTGGGCGCGTGGACCCGCTGGATCACCCCGGAGTTCGAGGCCCGCCGCTACGACACCTGGTTCTTCGTCGCCGTCCTCCCCGAGGGCCAGCGCACCCGCAACGCCTCCACGGAGGCCGACCGCACGGTGTGGATCCGGCCCGAGGAGGCCGCCGCCGGCTACGACAAGGGCGAGCTGCTGATGATGCCGCCCACCATCGCCACGCTGCGCCAGCTGCAGCCGTACGCCACCGCCGCCGAGGCACTGACAGCCGCACCCGCGCGGGACATGACGCCGGTGATGGCCGGTGCCCGTCTGGTGGACGGTGAGATCGTCCTGTCCTGGCCGGGGTATGCGGAGTTCACCAAGCACATCCCGACGGCCGAGACGAGCACCGGTGGAGGCCCCGCATGA
- a CDS encoding RidA family protein encodes MSAVEAKLAELGLTLPDVVPPLAAYQPAVRSGVYVYTSGQLPMVEGKLPVTGKVGAEVTAEEAKDLARTCALNALAAVKSVTGDLDRIARVVKVVGFVASASDFTGQPGVVNGASELLGEVLGDKGVHARSAVGVAVLPLDAPVEVEIQVELVP; translated from the coding sequence ATGAGCGCGGTCGAGGCCAAGCTGGCCGAACTGGGCCTGACCCTGCCGGACGTCGTACCGCCGCTGGCCGCGTACCAGCCGGCCGTGCGGTCCGGCGTGTACGTGTACACCTCCGGCCAGCTGCCGATGGTCGAGGGCAAGCTGCCGGTCACCGGCAAGGTGGGCGCCGAGGTGACGGCCGAGGAGGCCAAGGACCTCGCCCGTACGTGCGCGCTGAACGCGCTGGCCGCCGTGAAGTCCGTCACCGGTGACCTGGACCGCATCGCGCGCGTGGTGAAGGTCGTCGGCTTCGTCGCCTCCGCGTCCGACTTCACCGGGCAGCCCGGCGTCGTCAACGGCGCCAGCGAGCTGCTCGGCGAGGTCCTCGGCGACAAGGGCGTGCACGCGCGCAGCGCGGTCGGCGTCGCGGTGCTGCCGCTGGACGCGCCCGTCGAGGTCGAGATCCAGGTCGAGCTGGTTCCGTAA
- a CDS encoding DUF4177 domain-containing protein, giving the protein MTKWEYATVPLLVHATKQILDNWGEDGWELVQVVPGPNPEQLVAYLKREKQA; this is encoded by the coding sequence ATGACCAAGTGGGAATACGCAACCGTGCCGCTGCTCGTCCATGCCACGAAGCAGATTCTGGACAACTGGGGCGAGGACGGCTGGGAGCTCGTCCAGGTCGTGCCCGGGCCCAACCCCGAGCAGCTCGTGGCCTACCTGAAGCGGGAGAAGCAGGCATGA
- a CDS encoding ArsA family ATPase translates to MSRLQVVSGKGGTGKTTVAAALALALATEGKRTLLVEVEGRQGIAQLFETEALPYEERKIAVAPGGGEVYALAIDPELALLDYLQMFYKLGGAGRALKKLGAIDFATTIAPGIRDVLLTGKACEAVRRKDKSGRFAYDYVVMDAPPTGRVTRFLNVNDEVAGLAKIGPIHNQAQAVMRVLKSPETAVHLVTLLEEMPVQETADGIAELRAARLPVGRVIVNMVRPEVLDAADLELVRTVERSSVAQALSAAGLGGARRGGHAERLVDPLLRQAAEYAERYALEQEQRAVLGELDLPLGELPLLAEGMDLAGLYELATELRKQGLS, encoded by the coding sequence GTGAGCAGGCTCCAGGTCGTCAGCGGCAAGGGCGGGACCGGAAAGACGACGGTCGCCGCCGCACTCGCGCTGGCCCTCGCGACCGAGGGGAAGCGGACGCTTCTCGTGGAGGTCGAGGGCCGGCAGGGCATCGCCCAGCTCTTCGAGACGGAGGCGTTGCCGTACGAGGAGCGGAAAATCGCGGTCGCTCCGGGCGGCGGGGAGGTGTACGCGCTCGCCATCGATCCGGAACTGGCCCTTCTGGACTACCTCCAGATGTTCTACAAACTCGGTGGTGCCGGCCGCGCCCTGAAGAAGCTCGGCGCCATCGACTTCGCCACCACCATCGCGCCCGGCATCCGGGACGTGCTGCTGACCGGCAAGGCGTGCGAGGCGGTGCGCCGCAAGGACAAGAGCGGCCGGTTCGCGTACGACTACGTCGTCATGGACGCCCCGCCGACCGGCCGCGTCACCCGCTTCCTGAACGTCAACGACGAGGTGGCGGGCCTGGCGAAGATCGGCCCGATACACAATCAGGCGCAGGCCGTGATGCGCGTGCTGAAGTCCCCGGAGACGGCCGTGCACCTGGTGACGCTGCTGGAGGAGATGCCGGTCCAGGAGACCGCCGACGGCATCGCCGAACTCCGCGCGGCCCGGCTCCCGGTGGGCCGCGTCATCGTGAACATGGTCCGGCCGGAGGTGCTCGACGCGGCCGACCTGGAACTCGTACGGACCGTGGAGCGTTCTTCTGTCGCACAGGCACTCTCGGCCGCCGGCCTGGGCGGGGCCCGGCGGGGCGGGCACGCCGAGCGGCTGGTGGATCCGCTGCTGCGGCAGGCGGCGGAGTACGCCGAGCGGTACGCGCTGGAGCAGGAGCAGCGCGCGGTCCTCGGCGAGCTGGACCTGCCGCTGGGCGAACTGCCGCTGCTCGCCGAGGGCATGGACCTGGCGGGGCTCTACGAACTCGCCACCGAGCTGCGGAAGCAGGGGTTGTCATGA
- a CDS encoding ArsA family ATPase — translation MSPDPAEASTAAKGRESAEGHDKAHRLSPARVLDIDLLLDDPKIRIVVCCGSGGVGKTTTAAALGLRAAERGRKVVVLTIDPARRLAQSMGIDSLDNVPRRVKGTDDQGGASRSDSVEGGDGRRAGGELHAMMLDMKRTFDEVVEAHADRERAAAILANPFYQSLSAGFAGTQEYMAMEKLGQLRAKDEWDLIVVDTPPSRSALDFLDAPKRLGSFLDGRLIRLLTAPAKLGGRAGMAFLNVGMSMMTGTLGKLLGGQLLKDVQTFVAAMDTTFGGFRTRADATYKLLQAPGTAFLVVAAPERDALREAAYFVERLAEERMPLVGLVLNRVHDSGADGLSAERALAAAENLEDPGIVDQGGGKAGLRNSPDTYGSSQSSASPPASEAATGAPAREEGSPAASEEGSPADAERPVDRLTAGLLRLHADRMQLLSREQRTRDRFTARHPEVAVVEVPALPGDVHDLTGLRDIGTLLAAGGAQADTER, via the coding sequence ATGAGTCCGGACCCGGCCGAGGCGTCCACGGCGGCGAAGGGGCGGGAATCCGCCGAGGGGCACGACAAGGCCCACCGGCTCTCCCCCGCGCGCGTGCTGGACATCGACCTGCTGCTGGACGACCCGAAGATCCGGATCGTGGTGTGCTGCGGCTCGGGCGGGGTCGGCAAGACGACGACCGCGGCGGCGCTCGGCCTCAGGGCCGCCGAGCGGGGCCGCAAGGTGGTCGTCCTGACCATCGACCCGGCCCGGCGGCTGGCCCAGTCGATGGGCATCGACTCCCTCGACAACGTCCCGCGCCGGGTGAAGGGCACTGACGATCAAGGAGGAGCATCGCGCAGCGATTCGGTCGAGGGCGGTGACGGGCGACGGGCGGGCGGCGAACTGCACGCCATGATGCTCGACATGAAGCGCACCTTCGACGAGGTCGTGGAGGCGCACGCGGACCGCGAGCGGGCGGCCGCCATTCTGGCCAACCCCTTCTACCAGTCGCTCTCGGCGGGCTTCGCGGGCACGCAGGAGTACATGGCGATGGAGAAGCTGGGCCAGCTGCGCGCGAAGGACGAGTGGGACCTGATCGTGGTCGACACCCCGCCCTCCCGCTCCGCGCTGGACTTCCTGGACGCGCCCAAGCGGCTCGGCTCCTTCCTGGACGGCCGCCTGATCCGCCTGCTGACGGCCCCGGCCAAGCTGGGCGGCCGCGCGGGCATGGCCTTTCTCAACGTCGGCATGTCGATGATGACGGGCACACTGGGCAAGCTGCTGGGCGGTCAGCTGCTGAAGGACGTCCAGACGTTCGTGGCCGCGATGGACACGACCTTCGGCGGGTTCCGTACGCGTGCGGACGCCACGTACAAGCTGCTCCAGGCGCCCGGTACGGCGTTCCTGGTGGTCGCGGCCCCGGAGCGGGACGCGCTGCGCGAGGCGGCGTACTTCGTGGAGCGGCTGGCCGAGGAGCGCATGCCGCTGGTCGGCCTGGTGCTCAACCGGGTGCACGACAGCGGTGCCGACGGGCTGTCGGCCGAGCGGGCGCTCGCCGCCGCGGAAAATCTTGAGGACCCCGGCATTGTCGATCAGGGTGGCGGGAAAGCTGGACTTCGTAACTCTCCCGACACGTACGGCAGTTCACAATCTTCCGCATCGCCTCCCGCATCCGAGGCCGCAACCGGCGCCCCCGCTCGCGAAGAAGGTTCCCCCGCCGCTTCCGAGGAAGGCTCCCCCGCCGACGCGGAGCGCCCCGTCGACCGGCTCACCGCGGGACTGCTGAGGCTGCACGCCGACCGCATGCAGCTGCTCTCGCGCGAGCAGCGCACGCGTGACCGTTTCACCGCCCGTCACCCCGAGGTGGCGGTCGTCGAAGTACCCGCACTGCCGGGCGACGTCCACGACCTCACAGGCCTGCGCGACATCGGCACCCTGCTGGCCGCGGGCGGCGCGCAGGCGGACACCGAGCGGTGA
- the wblA gene encoding transcriptional regulator WblA → MGWVTDWSAQAACRTTDPDELFVQGAAQNRAKAVCTGCPVRTECLADALDNRVEFGVWGGMTERERRALLRRRPTVTSWRRLLETARSEYERGSGIVPLDSDEVYEHYAAVS, encoded by the coding sequence ATGGGCTGGGTAACCGACTGGAGTGCGCAGGCTGCCTGCCGCACTACCGATCCGGATGAACTGTTCGTTCAAGGAGCAGCGCAGAACAGGGCCAAGGCGGTGTGCACCGGATGCCCGGTACGCACCGAATGCCTGGCCGACGCGCTGGACAACCGCGTCGAATTCGGCGTGTGGGGAGGCATGACGGAGCGGGAACGCCGCGCACTGCTGCGCCGGCGGCCCACCGTGACCTCCTGGCGCAGGCTGCTGGAGACCGCCCGCTCGGAGTACGAGCGCGGCTCCGGGATCGTGCCCCTCGACAGCGACGAGGTGTACGAGCACTACGCGGCGGTGAGCTGA
- a CDS encoding transglycosylase domain-containing protein, translating into MPKKRSGGGLSATQQAAKFLGVSVLAGAVMAGIALPAAGALGLAAKGSVQSFDEIPANLKSPQLSQRTTILDNQGNQIASVYSRDRTVVDLKDISPYMQKAIVAIEDSRFYQHGAIDLKGVLRALNKNAQEGGVAQGASTLTQQLVKNYFIEEAGDDPTKVAEATQQTIGRKIKELKYAIQIEEKLGKKKILENYLNITFFGEQAYGVEAAAQRYFSKHAKDLNLQEAALLAGIVQSPSRYDPVNDEAEATKRRNIVLQRMAEVGDISPQEADEAKQKPLGLKPSQPKNGCITAVRGAGFFCDYVRDVVLTDPVFGKTKQDRAKLWNQGGLTIRTTLDPQAQDSVQASVKNHVYESDPVATAATIVEPGTGKILAMGQSRPYGFGKNETQINLSVNSDMGGGAGYQPGSTFKPIVAAAAIEGGKPPTQQYSSPYQMAYPSPVQACDGKVWRTDPNNPDKLTNENPSEHGPYGMKEATAKSVNTYYVQLISDIGICPVTQMAQKMGVQRADGRKIDQAPSIALGTQEVSPLTMANAYATFASRGIYCTPVAIESITQKIGSDEKSLQVPKSTCSRAMSEKTADTVSTILKGVVEDGTGQEAGLGDRPSAGKTGTTDERYAAWFVGYTPNMAGAVWVGDPQHKRKMINITIGGVPHDKVFGGEVPGPIWRDMMTGALQGKPAQDFHLIDIPDDTNKGKGQGKGQGGTDGGKNGDTTAGIGGLTAGGTADGGTTGATTGGPVPAPTFSLPGNFIQGQGNGGTNGNGNGNGGFPR; encoded by the coding sequence ATGCCAAAAAAGCGCTCGGGCGGTGGTCTGTCGGCAACGCAGCAGGCCGCCAAGTTCCTCGGTGTCAGTGTGCTCGCCGGAGCCGTGATGGCGGGCATCGCACTGCCCGCGGCCGGCGCGCTCGGCCTCGCGGCCAAGGGATCGGTCCAGAGCTTCGACGAGATCCCGGCCAACCTCAAGAGCCCCCAGCTGAGCCAGCGCACGACAATTCTGGACAACCAGGGCAATCAGATCGCGAGCGTCTACTCCCGCGACCGTACGGTGGTCGATCTCAAGGACATCTCGCCGTACATGCAGAAGGCGATCGTCGCGATCGAGGACTCGCGCTTCTACCAGCACGGCGCGATCGACCTCAAAGGCGTGCTGCGCGCGCTGAACAAGAACGCGCAGGAGGGCGGGGTCGCGCAGGGCGCCTCCACGCTCACCCAGCAGCTGGTGAAGAACTATTTCATCGAGGAGGCCGGCGACGACCCGACGAAGGTCGCCGAGGCCACCCAGCAGACCATCGGCCGCAAGATCAAGGAGCTGAAGTACGCGATCCAGATCGAGGAGAAGCTCGGCAAGAAGAAGATCCTTGAGAACTACCTGAACATCACCTTCTTCGGCGAGCAGGCCTACGGCGTCGAGGCCGCCGCCCAGCGGTACTTCTCCAAGCACGCCAAGGACCTGAACCTCCAGGAGGCGGCGCTGCTCGCGGGCATCGTGCAGTCCCCGAGCCGCTACGACCCGGTCAACGACGAGGCGGAGGCCACCAAGCGGCGCAACATCGTCCTGCAGCGCATGGCCGAGGTCGGCGACATCTCCCCGCAGGAGGCCGACGAGGCCAAGCAGAAGCCGCTCGGGCTGAAGCCGAGCCAGCCCAAGAACGGCTGCATCACCGCGGTCCGCGGCGCCGGCTTCTTCTGCGACTACGTCCGCGACGTCGTCCTGACCGACCCGGTCTTCGGCAAGACCAAGCAGGACCGGGCGAAGCTGTGGAACCAGGGCGGCCTGACGATCCGGACGACGCTCGACCCGCAGGCCCAGGACTCCGTGCAGGCGTCCGTCAAGAACCACGTCTACGAGTCCGACCCGGTGGCCACGGCCGCGACCATCGTCGAGCCGGGCACCGGCAAGATCCTGGCGATGGGCCAGTCCCGCCCGTACGGATTCGGCAAGAACGAGACGCAGATCAATCTCTCGGTCAACTCGGACATGGGCGGCGGTGCGGGCTACCAGCCCGGTTCGACGTTCAAGCCGATCGTCGCGGCGGCCGCGATCGAGGGCGGCAAGCCCCCGACGCAGCAGTACTCGTCGCCGTACCAGATGGCGTACCCGAGCCCCGTGCAGGCGTGTGACGGCAAGGTCTGGCGCACCGATCCGAACAACCCGGACAAGCTGACCAACGAGAACCCCTCGGAGCACGGCCCGTACGGGATGAAGGAAGCGACCGCCAAGTCGGTCAACACCTACTACGTGCAGCTGATCAGCGACATCGGCATCTGCCCGGTCACTCAGATGGCGCAGAAGATGGGTGTGCAGCGCGCGGACGGCCGCAAGATCGACCAGGCCCCGTCCATCGCGCTCGGCACCCAGGAGGTCTCGCCCCTGACGATGGCGAACGCGTACGCCACGTTCGCCTCGCGCGGTATTTACTGCACGCCGGTCGCCATAGAGTCGATCACCCAGAAGATCGGCAGCGACGAGAAGTCCCTGCAGGTGCCGAAGTCGACCTGCTCGCGCGCGATGTCCGAGAAGACCGCGGACACGGTCAGCACGATCCTCAAGGGCGTGGTCGAGGACGGCACAGGCCAGGAAGCCGGCCTCGGCGACCGCCCGAGCGCGGGCAAGACGGGTACGACGGACGAGCGCTACGCCGCCTGGTTCGTCGGCTACACGCCGAACATGGCGGGCGCGGTCTGGGTCGGCGACCCGCAGCACAAGCGCAAGATGATCAACATCACCATCGGCGGCGTCCCGCACGACAAGGTCTTCGGCGGTGAGGTCCCCGGCCCGATCTGGCGCGACATGATGACCGGCGCGCTGCAGGGCAAGCCCGCCCAGGACTTCCACCTGATCGACATCCCCGACGACACCAACAAGGGGAAGGGTCAGGGAAAAGGCCAAGGGGGGACGGACGGCGGCAAGAACGGGGACACCACGGCGGGAATCGGCGGACTGACGGCCGGCGGCACGGCTGACGGCGGCACCACGGGCGCCACGACCGGCGGCCCCGTCCCGGCCCCGACCTTCTCCCTCCCCGGCAACTTCATCCAGGGGCAGGGCAACGGCGGCACCAACGGGAATGGGAACGGGAACGGCGGTTTCCCGCGCTAG
- a CDS encoding GatB/YqeY domain-containing protein, whose amino-acid sequence MTTTLKSKLHDDLNAAIKERDELRSSTLRLTLAAITKEEVAGTEKRELSDDEILKVITREAKKRREAAEAFAQGGRAESAEREKAEGEVLAEYLPKQLSDDELNAIVAEAVAEAKAAGAEGPKAMGAVMKIVKPKVGDRAEGGRVAAAVKQLLQG is encoded by the coding sequence ATGACCACCACGCTCAAGTCGAAGCTGCACGACGACCTCAACGCCGCGATCAAGGAGCGCGACGAGCTCCGCTCCTCGACGCTGCGGCTGACGCTCGCCGCGATCACCAAGGAGGAGGTCGCGGGCACGGAGAAGCGGGAGCTGTCCGACGACGAGATCCTCAAGGTGATCACCCGTGAGGCGAAGAAGCGGCGCGAGGCGGCCGAGGCCTTCGCGCAGGGTGGTCGTGCCGAGTCGGCCGAGCGGGAGAAGGCCGAGGGCGAGGTTCTTGCCGAGTACCTGCCCAAGCAGCTGTCCGACGACGAGCTGAACGCCATCGTCGCCGAGGCCGTGGCCGAGGCGAAGGCGGCCGGCGCCGAGGGGCCGAAGGCCATGGGTGCCGTGATGAAGATCGTGAAGCCGAAGGTGGGCGACCGGGCCGAGGGCGGCCGCGTCGCCGCCGCGGTGAAGCAGCTCCTCCAGGGCTGA
- a CDS encoding metallophosphoesterase has product MRARYGVPLGIMAAGAAGLAYAAGFEARSFRLRRVTVPVLPPGMRPLRVLQVSDIHMVSGQRKKQRWLQSLAGLRPDFVINTGDNLSDPEAVPEVLDALGPLMEFPGAYVFGSNDYYGPKPRNPARYLLEKTSGRHGLNGNPPVVGAIHNPWEDLRDGFDTAGWLNLTNTRGVLKVEGVSIELTGLDDPHIKRDRYARVAGGPSETYDFSMGVVHAPYLRVLDAYAADGYPLILAGHTHGGQLCIPFYGALVTNCDLDTDRVKGLSTHTAEARTSYLHVSAGCGTNRYTPVRFACPPEATLLTLVGRGQPG; this is encoded by the coding sequence ATGCGCGCGCGATACGGAGTACCCCTGGGAATCATGGCGGCAGGCGCCGCCGGTCTGGCGTACGCGGCGGGCTTCGAGGCCCGCTCCTTCCGCCTGCGACGGGTGACGGTCCCGGTCCTCCCGCCGGGCATGCGCCCGCTGCGCGTGCTCCAGGTCTCCGACATCCACATGGTGAGCGGCCAGCGCAAGAAGCAGCGCTGGCTGCAGTCGCTGGCGGGCTTGCGCCCGGACTTCGTGATCAACACGGGCGACAACCTGTCGGACCCCGAGGCCGTGCCGGAAGTGCTGGACGCCCTCGGCCCCCTGATGGAGTTCCCGGGCGCGTACGTCTTCGGCTCCAACGACTACTACGGCCCCAAACCCCGCAACCCCGCCCGCTACTTGCTGGAGAAGACGAGCGGCCGCCACGGCCTGAACGGCAACCCGCCGGTGGTCGGCGCCATCCACAACCCGTGGGAGGACCTGCGGGACGGCTTCGACACGGCGGGCTGGCTGAACCTGACGAACACGCGGGGAGTGCTGAAGGTCGAGGGCGTGTCGATCGAGCTGACGGGCCTCGACGACCCCCACATCAAGCGCGACCGCTACGCCCGGGTGGCGGGCGGCCCCTCGGAGACGTACGACTTCTCGATGGGCGTGGTGCACGCGCCGTACCTGCGGGTGCTGGACGCGTACGCGGCGGACGGCTACCCCCTGATCCTGGCCGGCCACACCCACGGCGGCCAGCTGTGCATCCCCTTCTACGGCGCCCTCGTCACCAACTGCGACCTGGACACGGACCGCGTGAAGGGCCTGTCGACGCACACGGCGGAGGCCCGCACCTCCTACCTCCACGTCTCGGCGGGCTGCGGCACGAACCGCTACACCCCGGTCCGCTTCGCGTGCCCGCCGGAGGCGACGTTGCTGACGTTGGTGGGGCGGGGGCAGCCGGGATAA
- a CDS encoding Pr6Pr family membrane protein encodes MTAPIPRDIPDLPAVPGPPLLLPSPVPATAVVAPVRRPMVALFRLLTALAAAGGVGLELLLGTPARTLSYFSVQTNILLAVVMLLSARRAWRARRPLPSGVTGATLLYAVITALVYHLLLAHTTPPFSMTDATTLPARWHGAWVTLQLLHTVTPLAAVLDWLLLTPAARLHLRQAAAWLLYPLAYLAFSLTRAALLTPSSPGRYLYPFLDAATHGYRSTLANALLLGLAIYALAVLLVALDHTRPTPVRRRV; translated from the coding sequence ATGACCGCACCGATACCCAGGGACATCCCGGACCTGCCCGCGGTCCCGGGCCCGCCCCTGCTGCTGCCCTCCCCGGTCCCGGCCACGGCGGTGGTCGCCCCGGTCCGCCGCCCCATGGTCGCGCTCTTCCGCCTGCTGACCGCCCTGGCGGCGGCCGGCGGCGTCGGGCTGGAGCTCCTGCTGGGCACGCCGGCCCGCACGCTCAGCTACTTCAGCGTCCAGACGAACATCCTGCTGGCCGTGGTCATGCTCCTGTCGGCGCGCAGGGCCTGGCGGGCCCGCCGCCCACTGCCGTCTGGCGTGACAGGCGCCACACTTCTCTACGCCGTGATCACCGCGCTGGTCTACCACCTGCTGCTGGCCCACACGACGCCCCCGTTCTCCATGACCGACGCGACGACGCTCCCCGCCCGCTGGCACGGCGCCTGGGTGACCCTCCAGCTCCTCCACACGGTGACCCCGCTGGCGGCCGTCCTGGACTGGCTGCTGCTCACCCCCGCAGCCCGCCTGCACCTCCGCCAGGCCGCGGCCTGGCTCCTGTACCCGCTGGCCTACCTGGCCTTTTCCCTGACGCGGGCCGCGCTCCTCACCCCCTCGTCCCCCGGCCGCTACCTCTACCCCTTCCTGGACGCGGCCACCCACGGCTACCGCAGCACCCTGGCCAACGCCCTCCTCCTGGGCCTCGCGATCTACGCCCTGGCCGTCCTCCTGGTAGCCCTGGACCACACCCGCCCGACCCCGGTCCGCCGCCGCGTCTAA
- a CDS encoding NADPH-dependent F420 reductase, which yields MRIGVLGTGNMADALATHWVRAGHEVIIGGRDAHKAQRLATGIGGSAKPASLRAAAESGQVVLAALPFGAGADVARDLQEALEGKVLLDCSNPVGPGFRLLTEGGPSAAQQLAAAAPGAHVVKAFNLCHEDVWRMQPPVFDGRPLAVPVCGDDETALARVRELVRDVGCEPVAGGGLERAVLLEATAALFIALWVGEGADAQAIAPPLAYAAGPSHQETEGGTGAFH from the coding sequence ATGAGAATCGGCGTACTGGGCACGGGCAACATGGCCGACGCGCTCGCCACCCACTGGGTGCGGGCCGGGCACGAGGTGATCATCGGGGGACGGGACGCACACAAGGCGCAGCGGCTCGCGACGGGCATCGGAGGCAGCGCGAAGCCTGCCAGTCTGCGCGCGGCGGCCGAGTCCGGTCAGGTGGTGCTCGCCGCGCTGCCCTTCGGGGCGGGAGCAGACGTGGCACGGGACCTGCAAGAGGCCCTGGAGGGCAAGGTGCTGCTCGACTGTTCCAACCCGGTCGGACCGGGCTTCCGACTGCTGACGGAAGGAGGCCCCTCAGCCGCGCAGCAACTTGCCGCGGCGGCACCAGGAGCCCACGTGGTCAAGGCTTTCAACCTCTGCCACGAGGATGTGTGGCGCATGCAGCCGCCCGTCTTCGACGGGCGACCACTGGCTGTCCCGGTCTGCGGGGACGACGAGACGGCCCTCGCGCGTGTGCGTGAGTTGGTGCGGGACGTGGGTTGTGAACCCGTGGCCGGCGGCGGTCTCGAACGTGCGGTACTCCTGGAAGCGACTGCCGCGCTGTTCATCGCCCTGTGGGTCGGTGAGGGAGCGGACGCCCAGGCAATCGCACCTCCGCTGGCATACGCGGCCGGACCGAGCCACCAGGAAACGGAAGGCGGCACGGGGGCATTCCATTAG